A single window of Streptomyces cathayae DNA harbors:
- a CDS encoding ABC transporter substrate-binding protein, whose protein sequence is MDTNDQYGGQHETGRPGTGPRSGPRPGSGVPRRIRLATAAGAAALALTAGLATPLDPAPRQARAADGGKQTLTVAVAQSVDSLSPFLAVRLLSTSIHRLTYEYLTNYDPEDNRVVPGLATEWKSSPDKLTWTYTIRSDSKWSDGQQATAEDAAWTFNTMMTDEGAATANGSFVANFEEVTAPSPTELVIRLKKPQATMTALDVPIVPRHVWEKVDDFSKFNNDKDFPIVGNGPFVLTDHKPDSYVRLVPNKDFWRGAPKFDELLFRYYKDQDAAVSALRKGEVSFVAGSPSLTPAQAASLQNEKNIKVNDAPGRRFYALATNPGAKAKNGEKMGDGHPSLLDQRVRNALFRAVDRKTIIDKVFQGHAEPGAGYIPPRYGQYFWEPSADQELAYDPAEAARLLDQAGYEKNGDGKRVGKDGKPLNYRVLCHATDPNDKAIGKYLEEWWGELGIGITLSCLDNVTDPWLAGEYDLAFDGWSVNPDPDFVLSIHTCGALPATPKDTGATDNFICDKKYDELYARQLAEYDPAERANIVRQMESRLYDLGYMNVMAYPNAVEAYRTDQIESITTMPKKAGNLYGQDGYWSWWSAVPAGSGEASGDGSSTGVVVGIAAGAVVLVGLGVFVAMRRRATAEDRE, encoded by the coding sequence ATGGACACGAACGATCAGTACGGCGGTCAGCACGAGACCGGACGTCCGGGCACCGGACCACGGTCCGGACCACGGCCGGGCAGCGGCGTTCCGCGTCGAATCCGGCTCGCCACGGCGGCCGGTGCGGCCGCGCTCGCCCTCACCGCCGGGCTCGCGACCCCGCTCGACCCGGCGCCGCGGCAGGCCCGGGCGGCCGACGGCGGGAAGCAGACGCTGACCGTCGCGGTGGCGCAGAGCGTCGACTCGCTCAGCCCGTTCCTCGCGGTGCGGCTGCTCAGTACGAGCATTCACCGGCTCACCTACGAGTATCTGACCAACTACGACCCCGAGGACAACCGGGTCGTCCCGGGGCTGGCCACCGAGTGGAAGTCGTCCCCGGACAAGTTGACCTGGACGTACACCATCCGCTCCGACTCGAAGTGGTCGGACGGACAGCAGGCCACCGCCGAGGACGCGGCGTGGACGTTCAACACGATGATGACCGACGAGGGCGCGGCCACGGCCAACGGCAGCTTCGTCGCCAACTTCGAGGAGGTCACCGCGCCGAGCCCGACCGAGCTGGTCATCCGGCTGAAGAAGCCGCAGGCCACCATGACGGCGCTGGACGTGCCGATCGTGCCCCGGCACGTGTGGGAGAAGGTCGACGACTTCTCGAAGTTCAACAACGACAAGGACTTCCCGATCGTCGGCAACGGGCCGTTCGTCCTCACCGACCACAAGCCCGACAGCTATGTGCGGCTGGTGCCCAACAAGGACTTCTGGCGAGGGGCGCCGAAGTTCGACGAGCTGCTCTTCCGGTACTACAAGGACCAGGACGCGGCGGTGTCCGCGCTGCGCAAGGGTGAGGTGTCGTTCGTCGCCGGGTCGCCGTCCCTGACGCCGGCGCAGGCGGCCTCGCTCCAGAACGAGAAGAACATCAAGGTCAACGACGCGCCCGGCCGCCGCTTCTACGCCCTCGCCACCAATCCGGGCGCGAAGGCCAAGAACGGCGAGAAGATGGGGGACGGGCACCCTTCGCTGCTGGACCAGCGGGTCCGCAACGCGCTGTTCCGGGCGGTGGACCGGAAGACCATCATCGACAAGGTGTTCCAGGGCCACGCGGAGCCGGGCGCGGGCTACATCCCGCCGCGGTACGGGCAGTACTTCTGGGAGCCGTCGGCCGACCAGGAGCTGGCGTACGACCCGGCGGAGGCGGCCCGGCTGCTCGATCAGGCGGGCTACGAGAAGAACGGTGACGGCAAGCGGGTCGGCAAGGACGGCAAGCCGCTGAACTACCGGGTCCTGTGCCACGCCACCGACCCGAACGACAAGGCCATCGGCAAGTACCTCGAGGAGTGGTGGGGCGAGCTCGGCATCGGGATCACGCTCAGCTGTCTGGACAACGTGACCGATCCATGGCTCGCCGGCGAGTACGACCTGGCCTTCGACGGCTGGTCGGTCAACCCCGACCCCGACTTCGTCCTGTCGATCCACACCTGCGGGGCGCTCCCGGCGACCCCGAAGGACACCGGTGCGACCGACAACTTCATCTGCGACAAGAAGTACGACGAGCTGTACGCCCGGCAGCTGGCCGAGTACGACCCCGCCGAACGGGCGAACATCGTCCGGCAGATGGAGTCACGGCTGTACGACCTCGGGTACATGAACGTCATGGCGTATCCGAACGCGGTCGAGGCGTACCGCACCGACCAGATCGAGTCGATCACCACGATGCCGAAGAAGGCCGGCAACCTCTACGGCCAGGACGGCTACTGGAGCTGGTGGTCCGCGGTGCCGGCGGGCTCCGGTGAGGCATCCGGGGACGGGTCGTCGACGGGGGTGGTCGTCGGGATCGCCGCGGGTGCCGTCGTCCTCGTCGGACTGGGGGTGTTCGTGGCGATGCGGCGGCGGGCCACCGCCGAGGACCGCGAGTAG